A single genomic interval of Helianthus annuus cultivar XRQ/B chromosome 6, HanXRQr2.0-SUNRISE, whole genome shotgun sequence harbors:
- the LOC110865101 gene encoding uncharacterized protein LOC110865101 yields the protein MEVTTKKMSLLVGSLGVLSFILGVIAENKKPASGTPITGKDVVICKYPTDPTVALGYLSFGFLFLSTLFGGLSLFYPYKGKSIPWPALFQSTSFFVFFLIALGSTGLAAVMLLWPTITEHKHLVSNVHYNLETTCPTAKTGLLGGGAFLALDAALFWLVSLMLADNAREDYFDDIKGVDGDALSTEYSADGVVKGSA from the exons ATGGAGGTTACCACCAAAAAAATGTCGTTACTTGTTGGATCTCTTGGAGTATTGTCCTTCATTCTCGGTGTTATTGCTGAAAACAAGAAG CCTGCATCTGGAACACCGATTACGGGAAAGGATGTTGTTATCTGCAAGTATCCAACGGACCCGACAGTGGCATTGGGATATTTGTCGTTCGGATTTCTTTTTCTCTCGACTTTGTTTGGAGGATTGTCGTTGTTTTATCCATACAAAGGGAAGTCTATTCCATGGCCTGCATTGTTTCAAAGCACCAGTTTCTTTGTATTCTTCCTGATTGCTTT GGGTTCAACTGGGCTTGCAGCCGTGATGCTCTTATGGCCAACAATCACCGAGCACAAACACCTCGTCAGCAACGTCCATTACAACCTTGAAACAACGTGCCCGACAGCAAAAACCGGGCTGCTCGGTGGTGGTGCATTTCTAGCTCTTGATGCAGCTCTTTTCTGGCTGGTTTCCCTCATGTTGGCTGATAATGCAAGAGAGGATTATTTTGATGATATTAAAGGGGTTGACGGTGATGCTCTTTCCACGGAATATAGTGCTGATGGAGTCGTTAAAGGCAGCGCTTAA
- the LOC110944577 gene encoding guanine nucleotide-binding protein subunit gamma 2-like: MDNNNNSPSQGSSFIGKHRLAAIISQQNQQIQIIQEELDQLETLGESSLVCQQLISSVESRKDAMLPVTKGPADGGWDRWFQRANQSSSRNRKHWI; encoded by the exons atggataataataataattcaccCTCTCAAGGTTCCAGTTTCATAGGGAAGCATCGATTGGCTGCCATAATTTCTcaacaaaatcaacaaattcaGATCATTCAG GAAGAGTTGGATCAGCTGGAAACGCTGGGTGAATCGTCGCTTGTGTGTCAACA GCTGATATCAAGCGTTGAATCGCGTAAAGATGCTATGCTTCCTGT GACGAAAGGACCCGCTGATGGTGGATGGGATCGATGGTTTCAACGAGCGAATCAATCTTCTTCACGAAATCGCAAACATtggatatga